DNA from Bradyrhizobium japonicum USDA 6:
TATAGCGCCCAATGCCGATGTCGTTGAGGCTGCGAGGAAGGTCACTGAGCAATTTGTTGGCGCGGGCGCCCCGGTCGTCAACAAGATCCAGGTCGCCGGCTCACTGCAGGTAAATCTCAGCGTGCGCGTAGCAGAAGTCTCCCGCACCGCCGTCAAGGATCTCAACATCAACTTCACCGCCTCGGGCCCAAACGGCGCTTTCCTTGCCACCGGCAAACCGGGAGGGTCCGGCAGGGCTGGCGGCGGCGGCACGATTGGGATCGGGTTTAGCACCGGCAATATCAACCTCAGCGCTGTTCTCGACGCTCTCGCCAGTGAGCACCTCGCCTCAATCCTGGCTGAGCCGAACCTGACGGCAATGTCCGGCGAAGCCGCAAGCTTCCTCGCCGGCGGCGAGTTTCCGATCCCAGTCATGCAGGACAACAGGCAGGTTTCGGTCCAATTCCGGCAGTTCGGCGTGAGCTTGGAATTCGTCCCGACAGTGCTCAGCAACAACCAGATCGTTGTCCGTGTGAAGCCCGAAGTCAGCGAACTATCGACCGAAGGCGAAGTCAAGATCAATGGTATGGCGGTTCCTGCCCTCTCGACGCGGCGGGCGAGCACCGTGGTCGAGCTCGCCAGCGGCCAGAGCTTTGCAATCGGCGGCCTCATCAGGCGCAACTTCAACACTGATATCGGCGAGTTTCCCTGGCTCGGCGACGTACCGATCCTTGGTGCGCTTTTTCGCTCTTCATCGTTTCAAAAACGCGAAACCGAGCTAGTTATCGTTGTTACACCTTACATCGTACGGCCGGGATCAAATCCAAGCCAGATAAGTATTCCGACCAACCGCATCGCACCGCCATCAGATGCAGGCCGCATCTTGACGAACACGGTGGCACGGCCGCCTCAAGGCCGCGATGCGCCGCGCGCGAGCGCACCGGGACTGACGGGCAACGCCGGCTTTATCATCGAATGAGGATCGACATATGAACATGCGATATTTGTCCCATTCGATTGTCCTTGCCGCAATATTGGGGGGCTGCGCAAATACTGCGTCGATCCATCCCAATCCTGCCGAACAAGGAGTCCAGGTCGAACAGAAAAAGCGTGTCTTGCTTCTGCAGAGCCTCCATGCCCTCGAAAAGCTTCAGCTGCGTAATTTTATCGCCGACGCAAGTGGTGGCCGGCGGGATGCGCTCCATGTGGATGTCAGCGGCTCCCATAAGCTCATTGCGCAGGTGGCGCACGAAGCACGCGCCATGGGGGTTGTTCCCTCTAACATCCGGCTGTCCGCTTCTCCCCTCAATTTATCGGGCCGTTCCGCCGTCAGGATCGAGGCGATTACGTTTGAAGCGCATCTTCCGAACTGTCCGTCGCTTTTGATCGCAGGACCAGCAGTGGACGACAATTCGTTCGAACCGACTCTTGGTTGCTCGACCAAAAACAACCTGGGAGTGATGGTGAACGATCCGCTCGACCTGGTTGATAATCGGTCTGTCAGCACGGTAAATGGCGATCGCGCCGCCGCTCCTCTTGCTAGTCACTCTACTCTCGCAGCGCGCAACAAGGGCAACGGAGAAGATGGAGCAAGCACGACAGCGCCGGACGCAGCGGGACCAACAACACAGAATGTGCAGCCGCTCCGATAGGCGCTTTAAGCGCTTGTCGGAACCTACTGTGCAGCACCTGGCGCTCAGGCGCACGAGCGATGCTGCAAGGCGCAGAGAAGGCAATTGCGAGCCATCATTTATCCTTTCATTCTACCTTTCCGCTTGGCGATGTCAGGTTTTGGAAAGCAAACGTGAGTAGCGAAATAGCGAGAGAGCGAGCCCTGCGGACTGAACATGGACCGATTCAACACGATCAACCCAGCCGATAAGGCGTCCGCTGCGTCGGATGCCGCCGTGGAACAGCCGGATCAAAAGCATGTGGCGTTTGAGCAGCACCTGGCAGGCGTGCGAGAGGCGGGCCCTGTATATCCGCACGCGGCGCTTCATGATGTCACTGAGGAAGACGATCACCTCATCCAGGCGGCATCGGCCGCTGCTCTCAATGGAGGGCCGCCGCCGAGTGAGACCACCGTCAAAATTTATGATCGTCGGCTTCGCAAATTCGCCGAGGGGCTGAAGAAGTCCGGCAAATCAATTGCTGGGCTCGATGACGATGCCTTACTCGCTAACGCTAGGAAGCTGCTGCCAAACGACAGGGTCATCGCGCCAGCATTGTTAATGATCAGTCGGTACCGCGAGCCCGACGCCAACGCTCGCCCCCTCTCAACACATTATCGTCCTTCCAGGGAAGATGAGGGTCTTATCAGGGATGCCGCCGAGGCAGGTTTTGGTCGACAGATCGGCAGGAAAACGGCCGAGAGCTATGCGAGCGGACTGCGGAAGTTGGCGGTAGCGCTCCGACCCTTGTCCATTGCCGACCTCAGTGATGATAAACTGCTCGGACACGCGGATAGGTTGTTCCCGAAGGACAAGATGCTCATCTCCGCCTTGAATGGCCTTCGGGACTATCGCGCCATTACCCTGCAGACCAATTTAGGCGGAGAAGGAGGCAGTTCGCGCCAGGTCATCCAGCCGTCCACCCCCTCAGCTATGCCGGCCGATGAGCAGCCGATTGGGGACGATGCAGATGAGCGCAGCTCACGGCCGCCGGGGTTCAATGCTCCGCAGGTCTGGCATGGAGTGGGGTTGGCCGTCCATTCGCCTACGGAAAGTGTCGCCCAGGACGTGCTTTTCGATGCTGCAGAAGCCGAGAGCTTCTTGCCGGCGACCATGCTTGGGCCAACGGTCAGTTCAATGGTTCACTCGCCGGTGCAAAGTGTCGATCAGGAGGCGCTTTTCGATGCCGCGGATCGTGCGAACCTTTTGTCGGCGGCGACCTCCAATGCGCCGGTACCTTGGCCAACGATGAGTCCAACCATTCCCTCGCCGGTGCAACGTGTCCCTCGGGACGCGCTTTTCCATGCCGAGGGTCGCGAGAACCTCTTTCGCGCGCTGACCTTCGATGCACTGGTGCCTGGTCCAATGATGAGTTCAATCATCCACTCGCCGGTGCAAAGTGTCCCTCAGGACGCGCTTTTCGATGCAGCGGACCGCGAGAACCTTTTGCCAACGCCGACCTTCGATGCGCTGATGCCTTGGCCAACGATGAGTCCAACCGTTCCCTCGCCAGCGCAGAGTGTTGCTCAAGAAGCGCCTTTCGATGCCCCTGCTTGGCATCCGAGCTTGCGGCAGCCCGATTTCGCCTCTGAAGACCACTCTGGACAGATGATGAACGAAGGCGCTGCGGCGCAGACCACCCTTGAGCAGACGATCGCAGCAGCCGGCGAAGCCTTTGATGCGTCTTTGAGCGTTCCCGAACATTTCTCCCACGGGACTCAGGCCGCGCCGAATATGATGCACAGGCTTCGCCGCTGGGGCCTCTTGCCGGATGCAGCACAGCGGGTAAAGGCCTACGACATTCGAGGTGAGCGCTATATGGCCGTCTTGGGACCGGGAGGGCTCAACGATGTTCAGCTCGTCCATCTGCTGTCGCCCGCTGTCGGCGATACGTTTGATGTTTCTTTCGCCGTTCCCAAGAATTTTTCCCATCGCACCCAGCCGGCCCCCGACGAGATGCTGTCCAAGTTAGGCGAGTGGGACTTCTTGCCTGTTGTGGAACATCCAATCATGAACTTTGAGATCGGCGGCGAACGCTACACGGCCATCTTGGGACCGGAAGGGCCCAAGGACGTTCAGCTCATTCATCACCCTCGGCCCGCTTTGCCGGGCGAAGCTAGGCCTGCGGCACTGAGGACTTCCTCAGATATCTACGGCGGTCTTGCGCCAGGGCTTGATTCGGCGGCTCCGTTCGAATGGAGTAGGGACGCTCCCTCGGCGCTGGCGCCGAACCTTCCTCTGCCGTCTGCCGCACCTGCATCAGGCCATCAGCCAGTCCCGCAAGTGCCTGAACTGGGAGAGTTCTTGGGCGACGGCTGGACGCACGCCTCCCAAGAGGCTTCGCCCGCCGTGATCGACATATTGCAGAATCTAGGCCTTCTGCCGAGCCGGGACGTCCCAATGACCGCTTTTTTTATCCACGGTCAGCTCTACACGGCAGAGAGCCTACCGGGAAGCCGCGTTCTTCTCTTCCATCAGCCACAATTTGGCTGAATGAGGGGCTCGTCGGCACCTCGGACAGCTGCTCAGGCGGACCTAAAACCACGTCTGATCCTCCTTCCGGAGATCTTAGAAGCACGCTTCAACGATGCCGGGCGGTGAGCAAATCCGACCTTTCCAGTGCCACCATGATCTCAAGCAGCTATCGATCAAGTAAGCATTCGGCAGCACCGCACTCTGCAGAGCAAGAGAGGCGCGGTCGAGTAGCTCAGCCATTTGGCTTTCGCCCTCACAGATCCGGGCGGGCGGATTTCCCGCACCCGGCTCTTCCCGAGGGTAACCCGCGTCATATCCGCGCCTGCGCCCAAGTGCGAGTGATGCGTGGAACGGGCAGAGGGAAGCGTGCCGTCAGGGTGTCGAACTCCGACCAGCCCATGCGCCGACTTTTCTGGCTGCGTCGTCTCAGACAACGTAGCCAGATCCGACGCACTTCGCGGTAGAAGCCGTTGAGCGCTGGATAATTGTGCGGCCTGCCATAGTAGCCGTAGTGCCCGCGCAGTGCGGCGGCGAACCGCTCGTGCTGCGTGGCCAGTGGCGCGTGCATGAGCCGCCAGGCGTCCTGGCGCAACGCCGTCAGCTTGCGCGTCAGGCGTTTCCCTTCCGTCTTGTGCTTCACGATGAACCGGCCATCTCGGGTCCGCCCGCAGTAGTGGGTGAAGCCGAGGAAGGCGAAGGTCTCTGGTCGCCGCTCGCCGCGCCGCTGACGCGAGACGGCCGCGAACCGGCCAAACTCGATCAGCCGCGTCTTGCCCTCATGAAGCATCAGGCCAAAGCTGGCCAGCCGCACCTTGAGGGCCAAGAGCATTTCCTGCGCATCTGCCTTGCTCTCGAAGCCCATGACGAAGTCGTCCGCATAGCGCACGGTCACGACGCGACCGCGGGCATGACGACGACGCCATTGGTGGGCCCAGAGATCGAGGATGTAGTGCAGGAAGATGTTGGCAAGGAGCGGGCTGATGCCTGCCCCTTGCGGCGTGCCCCTGTCCGTCTCTCGCTTCTCGCCGCTCTCAAGAACACCGGCCCGCAGCCACAGCTCGAGGAGCCGTAGGATGCGAGGATCGGCGATCCTGTGCGCCACCATCCGCAACAGCCACTCGTGGTCGACCGAGTCGAAGAAGCTGCGTATGTCGGCATCGAGCACCCAGTTCACACGCTGGCTCATGATCGCCGTATGCAAGGCATCAAGCGCCATATGAGGATTCCGCCCCGGCCGGAAGCCGTAGGAGAACCCAAGGAAGTCGGCCTCATAGACGGCGCTCAACACCTCGGCCACCGCGCTTTGGACGATCTTGTCCTCGAGCGCCGGCACACCGAGAGGCCGCTTACCGCCATCGGCTTTGGGGATGTAGACTCGCCGCACCGGCTGTGGCCGGTAGCGACCAGTGTGGACCCGTCCGCAGAGGTCGCGGATGTTATCCGTGAGCCCCTCTTCGTACTTCGCCATCGTTACCCCATCGACCCCCGCGCTGGCCTGCCGCTTTTGTCGTCGAAACGCCCGAAGCAGAGCGTCCTCGTCGATGTGGTGCAGCAAGGCCGTGAACCGGGTTTGGGCAGCCCGCTTGGCCGCCGCGTTCACCCGATCGAGGTTCGGCGGCAAGGCAACCCGGCTCTGTGTCCGGACCCTGGCCTTCTCGCGCGGGCTCCCCTCGGGCTGGCCCCTTCCCTCCATACGTCTCGTTTCCTTCGACGACTTCACAGGTACTATGGACCAGTCCGACTCCCGACCTCAGCTCGGACCGCGGCTCTGGCAGTGCCTCGCCGCTGTCCCCCACTGGAGACCAATCCAGTGGACCCGATCGGGCCTCTCATGTTCCGATGATTGCCTTCCATGCGTGATGCGGCCATCGACCCCGACGGAGCGGCATCGTCTCGCATAACGACGATGCTCATGCTGCCTTCGTGACTAGGGAACACACTCGGCCTCCGGCTGATGGCGCTGGTGGTCGAAGGCATGACCGGCGCGGCATGTGCAGTGAGATCGGCGACAACGTGAAGGCCTTCCTCAACCGCCCGCTCTAGGGCGATCGGCCCTATCTGTGGATCGGCCACGTACGTGAAGCTGCGTCAGCAGGGGCGCATCGTCTCGGTCGCGGTGACCATCGCGTCGAGTTAACAGCGACGGCCGGCGTGAGGCGCTCGGCATTGACGTCGGCCCATCCGAAGCCGAGACGTTCTGGGCCGCGCTCCTGCGCAAGCTCGTCCGCCGCGGCCTGCGGGGCTACGGGCTCGTCGTCTCCGATACTCATGAGGGATCACGGCCACGGTCGGCGAAGTTCTCAACGCCACTAGCGCTGCCGCGTCCACTTCATGCGCAATGCGCTGGCACGTGCCGGCAAGAGCGCACGGCGCCTCGTCTCCGCCTTCATCGCCACGGTGTGCGCTCAGGACGATGCCGAGGACGCGCGGGCGTAATGGCGCTGCGTCGCCGACCAGCTCCGCTCCCCTGCCAAAGCGCGGCGCCTTCCTTGCAGCGCCGGATCCGCTACTGACGGGCAATGCACGGCGGCGGGCAGGAACTCATCTTCCGTCAGACCTCCGGCTCTTGCGATTGATTTGATACGCAAGCGGCTGACCGCTGGCGTTGTCACGTGACGATCTCCTTCATCCCGCTAATCCCGAATCTTTTTCGATTCGCCTGTGCGATGTAGTGCGCGGGCTTCTTCGCCATGTTTCTGAACTTGGCCACTCTAGAATCAGAAATGCCGTCAGTTGCGAGTTCCTTGCGTGCAATGAAAATTCAGATCGAAGCCCGTAGCACGAGTAAGTACGCGGCAACGGGCGGTGCTCCCGCCGCTCTTCGTAAATATGAATGTGCATCACGTCTTCGACCTCTGGACCCACGAGTGGAGAAGCAGCGGCAGCTATGCCGGCGGCAGTCTTATGGGCTTCGAAATAAAACCGAGGTCCTACGCCTTCTCGACGCCCTGCGTGAGCGAATAGCGGAGTTCGGTCTTTCGCTAAATGAGGAGAAGACCCGGATTCTGAAATTTGGACGGTACGCGGCCGAGCGCCTCTCGCGCCGGGGCAACGCCGCCCGAAGACGTTCGACTTCCTCGGGTTCACGCACATCTGCGCGGTGCACCCAACGAAATCCGCACTTCACAATGCGGATTTCACGGATCGTGAGCATCGATTTCGCGCGATCGTGAGCACTGAATTCAGACGATCGTGAGCAGCCCGCTACGGCCGATGGGAGATAGAGTCAGTGTTCTGGTTGGCCGTCAAGGGTGATGGTTTTGGCGCTGCGTTTTCGCATGCTTTCTCCGGTGAGCTGGAGGCGGTGGGCGTTGTGGACGAGGCGATCGAGAATGGCGTCGGCGACCGTGGGGTCCCCAATGGCTCCATGCCAGGTGTCCACGGGGAGCTGACTTGTGACGATGGTGGATGCGCGGCCATGTCGGTCCTCGAGGATTTCGAGCAGATCGCGGCGTTCCGCGGCGGTGAGCACCGATAGTCCCCAATCATCCAAAATCAGAAGCTGAGCGCGGCCGAGGCTTTTGAGGAGCCGGGCGTAGCGTCCGTCTCCGCGCGCGAGCGCGAGCGCCTCGAACAGCCTTGGAACGCGATGATAGAGGACTGATCGGTTGTCGCGGCAGGCCTTGTGGCCGAGCGCGCAGGCTAACCAACTTTTGCCCAGGCCGGTTGCCCCGGTGACGAGCAAATTCTCGTGGCGATCGATCCAGCGACCTTCGACGAGTTTGGCGAAAACGGCGCGGTCGATGCCCCGCGGGGTGCGCAGATCGACGTCCTCGACGCAAGCAGTCTGGCGCAGTGCGGCGATCTTGAGGCGCGTGGTGAGCCGCCTGGTGTCGCGTTCGGCGGCTTCGCGGTCGACCAACAGGCCGATGCGATCTTCGAACGGCAGGGCTTCGAGATCGGGCGATCGGCGCTGCTCCTCGAAGGCCTTGGCCATTCCGGTCAGTCGGCGCCGTAGCTTTTGACGAGCGCCAGAATGCCAAGGCAGGTTCGAAAGCCTTGTTCTGGATGGGGCCGGGCGTCGATCGCGGCCTGGAAAAACGCTGCTGTCGAAGGACCGATCCGCTCGCCGGCGGCGATCACCGCGGCGGGGGTCCATTTGCCGTAGCGGCGATGGGCGCTGGGCATGTGGTCGGCGATGGTGGTGTGTCCGCGTCGGTTGGGCGCGCGGGCATGGCTGGCGATCCGCTGGCCCTTGTGGAAGATCTCGACCGTCCGATCGTCGATACGGGCATCGACCAGCTCGCCAATCAGACGATACGGCGCGGAGTACCAATGGCCGTCGACCTCGACATGATAATCGGGAGCGAGGCGGCAGCGCTTCCAGCGTGCGAAGGCATAAGGCTGATCTGGCAGCGGGGTTAGCTTGGGTTTGTCGAGTTCGGCAAACAGTTCGGCGCGGCTTGAGCCGAAGCCACGCATTTGACGAGCATTGAGTTCGTCGACGAGTGTCTTGATGGCGGCGTTGAGCTCGGCCCGTGAAAAGAAGCGCTGATTGCGCAGCCGGGCCAGAATCCAGCGCTGGGCGATTTGCACCGCGACCTCGACCTTCGCCTTGTCTTTTGGGCGCCGCGGCCGTGCGGCGAGAATGGCGGTGCCGTAATGGCTCGCCATCTCGGCATAAGTGCGATTGAGGCCGGGATCGTAGCGGTCGGGGTTGCTGACGGCGGCTTTGAGGTTGTCGCAGACCACGAACGTCGGCGTTCCGCTCAAAAACGTGAACAAGTTGACGTGGGCCCGGATCCAGTCGGCCAAGCTCTCGCTGGGGCAGGCCTCGGCGTAGGTGTAGTTCGAAGCGCCCATCGCCGCGACGAACAGCTTCATCGGCTGCACTTCCCCGGTCAGGGGATCGACGATGTCGATGGTGTCGCCGGCGAAATCCACGAACACCTTCTCGCCGCCCAGATGAATCTGCCGCATAGAAGGTCGGACCCGCCCCTTCCAGGCCTCGTAGGTAGTGCAGAACCACGTGTACCCGAAACCGTCGGGATTAACGGCGCGATACTCCTCCCAGAGCAGGCGACGGGTTACGTTGCGCCGGCGGAGCTCTTTATCGATGTAGCTCCAGTCGGGCACCGGCCGCTGCGGGCTCTGAGACGCTGGTCGTGGGGCCGGGAAAAGCAAAAGCTCCAGGTCTTCATCGGTCATTCCCTCCGGAAGCGGCCAGCTCAACCCAGCAGAGCGGGCGCGGCTCAGGTAGCTGTGCACAACGCCGTTGCTGACGCCCACGCTCCGCGCGATGGCCCGCTCTGGCAGGCCTTGAAAATGTTTTAACCGAAGGACTTCCTTGATCCGGCGCATCGACAATCTCTGGGTAGGCATTGGACTTCCTCGTTAACCACGAGGTCATCCCTAAGCCGGTTGAGTTGTCGGCCGAAGCGCTGCAAGGCTCCGAAAGCCTTGCTCACGATCCTGCGAAATCGTTGCTCACGATCCCCTGAAATCCGCGCTCACGATCCCGCGAAACGCGCATCACAATCCGACGGGTGACAATCGACTCCCGCAATGCCAGGATGGCACGATACGACACGGCGTAACGAACCGCCGCCAGGCGTTCATCGTTGATACCGGCGCGTGGCTCCGCCGCGTGTTGCAGGGATACCTGAACTACGACACCATTCACGGGACTCTGATACGGGCTCGGGCCTTGGCCCGGTGCGATGCTTACGCGCTGGCCCGCCGAGCGACCACAGCGCGTTCTGCAGACCCTCGGCCAGGGCGACGAAGCTCTCGCCCCAGGACTGGTAGTCGCCTCACGTGTCTCGGCGATCAGCTTCGGATGTTGTCCGTGAACAAGCCTCCAAGCACTTGATTGAGAGTCTGTTTTCCGGTTGCGGCGGCATTTGAGATTGCAGGGGATTGGGGCTTCACAGCAAAAACCTGCAATTTCGATTTTGGATTTCCCTGCCGCTGCGAACCGTGATTCTGTGCTGCATCGGAGGGACCGATGCGACCAAAGAAGCACAGGACGACAGGCTCGAACGATCTGTTCCGGTCCCGGCTGGACCAGATCATCAACATGCGACACGAGCTGGTTCTGCTCGCCGGCAGGGTCGATTGGGACTGGATCGACGGCGAGATCGCGCCGCTCTACAGCGACAACGGCAGGCCGGGTATCGCGACCCGCTTCATGATCGGATTGCTGCTGCTCAAGCACATCTACTATGGGGTGTGCGAGCGCTGGGTCCACGATCCGTACTTCCAGTTCTTCACCGGCGAAGAGTTTTTCCAGCACGTTTTCCCGCATGAGCGCTCAGACCTGAGCCACTGGCGCAAGCGGCTCGGCGACAAGCTGGAGCGGTTGTTGGCCGAGAGCCTTCGCGTGGCGCACGCGAGCGGTGCGTTGCGCAGCCAGGACCTCAAGCGGGTCACGGTCGACACGACCGTCCAACCGAAGGCCATCAGCTTCCCGACCGACGCCAAGCTGCTGCATGCAGCGATCCGCGGGTTGAACCGCCTGGCGAGGAAGCACGGGGTCAGGCTCCGGCAATCCTATGTTCGCGTGGCCAAAAGCGCGGCGATGATGGCGGGCCGCTACGCTCATGCCAAACAATTCAACCGGCATCAGCGACAGCTGCGCATCCTGCGCAGCCGGCTGGGCCGGATCATCCGCGACATTCGCCGCAAGACCGAGGGCCAGGCCGCATTGGAGGGGGCATTCGCCCTGCCGCTGAGCCGAGCCACCCAGATCGGCTCGCAGCAGCAGCGCCAGCGCGGCTGGAAGTTGTATTCCTTCCATGCTCCGGAGGTCGAGTGCATCGGCAAGGGCAAGGCCGCCGCGCCCTATGAGTTCTGCGTGAAGGCCTCCATCGTCACCAACAACCAAAGAGCTCCGGGCGGCTTGTTCGTGCTCCACGCCTGCTCGCTGCCGGACAACCCCTACGACGGTCACACCCTTCGCAACGTCATCGAGCGCACCGAGAGCCTCACCGGCTGCCCGATCGAACGGGCCTATGTCGACAAGGGATATCGCGGCCACGACACACAAAATCCCCGCCGCGTCTTCATCTCGGGCCAGAAGCGCGGCGTCTTCGGCGTCATCAAGCGCGAGCTACGCCGCCGTTCCGCCATCGAGCCCATCATCGGACACATGAAGAACGAAGGTCACCTTAGCCGCTGCTATCTCAAAGGCCGCGCCGGAGATGCCGCTAACGTTCTCCTCTCGGCCGTTGGCCACAACCTCCGCCGTGTCCTGGCTTGGCTCAGAGACCTTTTGTCCCTCTTCCTGCTCTCACTCTGGCCAACGCTCAACTGTCCAGTTCAGCCCAATTCGGCTTATTAACGATCGACTCGGATCGCAGGCAGCGCGGGCGACTCGCCGCCTTGGCTGACTTCAATCGGGAGCTAGTTCAGTTTCTGCGGAGAAAAATCTCGTGTTCCGAGCCTGGCGGCCCGATACCGGCTGTTTAGTTCACGTCCCCGAGAGTAAGACTTTTATTTGGCTCAGATCCGGATGGGGCAGAAGCTTGTGCAAACCCATTCGCAACTTGAGGTCTTCCGGCGCCCACGGATCTCCCTGCTGCCAGCTCGGGGGCACATAAAGAGACAAACTTGGCAGCGGCTGGTTGCGCCGCACTTGCGGCGCATAAGGCGAGGATGTTGAGTTGAAGCCGTCCATGTTCCACCCCCTGAACGCTTAAAGCCGACTACAGAAGGTCAGCGACAGGAAACAGCGCGGGCGCGGCCTGGCGCCTACCGACCTGGGGGGCTGGATAAAGGCACTATCCCTGCCGCTCCGCGCTGCCGTTGAGTTTAGCGGAAAGCGTGACTCGGCGCTGACCGTTCTGGATAGATAGCGCTGTCCCTGCCACGTCCCGTTAACCACAACGGCTCTGTATCCGGGCTGGCTTACTGAAAGCTGACGAGACCCGGCAATTCCCAAAACGAAAGCGGCCCGTGTGGGCAAGTTGCAGTCAAGCGTGAGAACGACGTTCCGGCGGCACGCTTGGTACCACGTCAGCCTGAGCATTCGCCAGCTAGCAGCTCCGGTGTCCAGCGCCCGGCCTGCCGGAGGGCCGCAGGCGGTGGCCACCAGAAGGGCCTCTTCCTTGTCGTTGAGTTCGCGCTCTGCCCGGTAGGCGGCTCTTCGCTCTGGTTCTCCGCCAGGTTGCCTTCGACAAAAACGTCGAAGGGTGGGAGACCGCCAAGTGGCCGACGCCCAGGCTTGTGGCGATCACGTCATCACTCATCCCGGCATCGGCCGCCAACCGGATCTGCGCCCCCTTGAGCGGACAGCGGTTGCCTGCCTCCGCCTAAGAAAAGCTCTATTCGACAAAAAGAGAGGTATCTATGGCAAACGAATCTTAGATAACTCGCGGCATCTTGAGTTCAGAGCAATCGTGGGATTTGGCGGGTGAGCTGAAGCCACTAAAGCGACCCACACCCTCGTCAGTGGGCGACATATGCCCTCGGCTCTGGAGGAAGTAGCTGCGATCGGGCTCTTATCGCAAGCTCAGTGAAGCGCCTGCCTTCCCGCGGGTGATGGCTGTGGCTTGAGATGATCCAATATCTTCGAGCCGGCGCTGAACGACCTCGACCAGAATTTCTCCAGAAAATCCAGGTGACACCGCAACAGCTCCGAGGAAGTTTTGGAGTCCGCGATATCCTT
Protein-coding regions in this window:
- a CDS encoding type II and III secretion system protein family protein, with amino-acid sequence MKVLNNAAGATQPPAITNPQRSAALNRLCYLLCGFALLFPLAASAETKRDGKGEMPRAAPGSTTGTLNITSSQGKTVHLSAPAATIFVADPAIADYQAPSSSTIFVFGKKSGRTSLFALNENGEALAELRIVVTQPLEDLRAALKAEVGDYPIQVSYTPRGAILSGIAPNADVVEAARKVTEQFVGAGAPVVNKIQVAGSLQVNLSVRVAEVSRTAVKDLNINFTASGPNGAFLATGKPGGSGRAGGGGTIGIGFSTGNINLSAVLDALASEHLASILAEPNLTAMSGEAASFLAGGEFPIPVMQDNRQVSVQFRQFGVSLEFVPTVLSNNQIVVRVKPEVSELSTEGEVKINGMAVPALSTRRASTVVELASGQSFAIGGLIRRNFNTDIGEFPWLGDVPILGALFRSSSFQKRETELVIVVTPYIVRPGSNPSQISIPTNRIAPPSDAGRILTNTVARPPQGRDAPRASAPGLTGNAGFIIE
- a CDS encoding IS5-like element ISBj2_B family transposase gives rise to the protein MRPKKHRTTGSNDLFRSRLDQIINMRHELVLLAGRVDWDWIDGEIAPLYSDNGRPGIATRFMIGLLLLKHIYYGVCERWVHDPYFQFFTGEEFFQHVFPHERSDLSHWRKRLGDKLERLLAESLRVAHASGALRSQDLKRVTVDTTVQPKAISFPTDAKLLHAAIRGLNRLARKHGVRLRQSYVRVAKSAAMMAGRYAHAKQFNRHQRQLRILRSRLGRIIRDIRRKTEGQAALEGAFALPLSRATQIGSQQQRQRGWKLYSFHAPEVECIGKGKAAAPYEFCVKASIVTNNQRAPGGLFVLHACSLPDNPYDGHTLRNVIERTESLTGCPIERAYVDKGYRGHDTQNPRRVFISGQKRGVFGVIKRELRRRSAIEPIIGHMKNEGHLSRCYLKGRAGDAANVLLSAVGHNLRRVLAWLRDLLSLFLLSLWPTLNCPVQPNSAY
- the ltrA gene encoding group II intron reverse transcriptase/maturase, yielding MKSSKETRRMEGRGQPEGSPREKARVRTQSRVALPPNLDRVNAAAKRAAQTRFTALLHHIDEDALLRAFRRQKRQASAGVDGVTMAKYEEGLTDNIRDLCGRVHTGRYRPQPVRRVYIPKADGGKRPLGVPALEDKIVQSAVAEVLSAVYEADFLGFSYGFRPGRNPHMALDALHTAIMSQRVNWVLDADIRSFFDSVDHEWLLRMVAHRIADPRILRLLELWLRAGVLESGEKRETDRGTPQGAGISPLLANIFLHYILDLWAHQWRRRHARGRVVTVRYADDFVMGFESKADAQEMLLALKVRLASFGLMLHEGKTRLIEFGRFAAVSRQRRGERRPETFAFLGFTHYCGRTRDGRFIVKHKTEGKRLTRKLTALRQDAWRLMHAPLATQHERFAAALRGHYGYYGRPHNYPALNGFYREVRRIWLRCLRRRSQKSRRMGWSEFDTLTARFPLPVPRITRTWAQARI
- a CDS encoding CpaD family pilus assembly lipoprotein, encoding MNMRYLSHSIVLAAILGGCANTASIHPNPAEQGVQVEQKKRVLLLQSLHALEKLQLRNFIADASGGRRDALHVDVSGSHKLIAQVAHEARAMGVVPSNIRLSASPLNLSGRSAVRIEAITFEAHLPNCPSLLIAGPAVDDNSFEPTLGCSTKNNLGVMVNDPLDLVDNRSVSTVNGDRAAAPLASHSTLAARNKGNGEDGASTTAPDAAGPTTQNVQPLR
- the istB gene encoding IS21-like element ISFK1 family helper ATPase IstB produces the protein MAKAFEEQRRSPDLEALPFEDRIGLLVDREAAERDTRRLTTRLKIAALRQTACVEDVDLRTPRGIDRAVFAKLVEGRWIDRHENLLVTGATGLGKSWLACALGHKACRDNRSVLYHRVPRLFEALALARGDGRYARLLKSLGRAQLLILDDWGLSVLTAAERRDLLEILEDRHGRASTIVTSQLPVDTWHGAIGDPTVADAILDRLVHNAHRLQLTGESMRKRSAKTITLDGQPEH